The following proteins come from a genomic window of Lachnoclostridium phytofermentans ISDg:
- the purN gene encoding phosphoribosylglycinamide formyltransferase, protein MLRIVVMVSGGGTNLQAIIDSIRIGRISNAEIVSVISNKKDAYALTRAKNYGIAACSVSPKDFETREEFHEALLNTINGFRPDLIVLAGFLVILPKELVASYPSKIINVHPSLIPSFCGEGFYGLRVHEAVLERGNKITGATVHFVDEGTDSGPILLQKAVSVMADDTPEILQKRVMEEAEWIILPQAIDAIANGRVEIKDNKAIVR, encoded by the coding sequence ATGCTAAGAATTGTGGTAATGGTATCTGGTGGTGGAACAAATCTTCAAGCGATCATAGATAGCATCCGAATAGGGCGCATTAGTAATGCAGAAATCGTATCGGTCATTAGTAATAAAAAAGATGCTTATGCCTTAACGAGAGCAAAGAACTATGGCATTGCTGCTTGCAGTGTATCTCCAAAAGACTTTGAGACAAGAGAAGAGTTTCATGAGGCGCTTTTAAATACTATTAACGGTTTTCGACCAGACTTAATAGTACTCGCTGGATTTTTAGTAATATTACCAAAAGAGTTAGTGGCTAGTTATCCGAGCAAAATCATTAATGTTCATCCATCCCTAATTCCGTCGTTTTGTGGGGAAGGTTTCTATGGTCTTCGGGTTCATGAGGCGGTGTTAGAGAGAGGGAATAAAATAACGGGAGCAACTGTTCATTTTGTGGATGAAGGGACAGATTCTGGTCCGATTCTTTTACAAAAGGCGGTTAGTGTTATGGCTGATGATACACCGGAAATTCTCCAAAAGCGTGTGATGGAGGAAGCAGAGTGGATTATTTTGCCTCAGGCTATCGATGCGATTGCAAATGGAAGAGTCGAAATAAAGGATAACAAAGCTATTGTGAGATAG
- the purM gene encoding phosphoribosylformylglycinamidine cyclo-ligase, with translation MDYKKAGVDIEAGYKAVELMKKHIQGTMRSEVLTGIGGFSGAFSLTSFKDMEEPTLVSGTDGVGTKLKLAFILDKHDTIGIDCVAMCVNDIACAGGEPLFFLDYIACGKNEPEKIATIVSGVAEGCKQSNAALIGGETAEMPGFYPVEEYDLAGFAVGIVDRKKLITGDKLKHGDVLIGIASSGIHSNGYSLVRKVFRMEKEALNTYYESLSGTLGEVLLTPTKIYVKALNSLKTGNVEVKACSHITGGGFYENIPRMLREGVTAIVKKDSYVIPPIFHMLQKDGSIEEQMMYNTYNMGIGMMIAVDKADADKAVSLLSVAGETAYIVGEIQDGEKGICLC, from the coding sequence ATGGATTACAAGAAAGCAGGAGTAGACATTGAAGCAGGTTATAAGGCTGTAGAACTGATGAAGAAACATATTCAGGGAACGATGAGAAGTGAGGTATTAACGGGAATTGGTGGTTTCTCGGGTGCATTTTCTTTAACCTCCTTTAAAGACATGGAGGAACCTACTTTGGTATCTGGTACGGATGGCGTTGGTACAAAGTTAAAACTTGCCTTTATATTAGATAAGCATGATACCATAGGAATTGATTGTGTAGCTATGTGTGTAAATGATATTGCTTGTGCGGGCGGTGAACCGTTATTTTTCTTAGACTATATTGCCTGTGGGAAGAATGAGCCTGAGAAGATTGCAACGATTGTTAGCGGTGTTGCAGAAGGCTGTAAACAATCGAATGCTGCCTTAATTGGTGGAGAAACTGCTGAAATGCCTGGGTTTTATCCAGTAGAAGAATATGACCTTGCAGGATTTGCAGTTGGCATCGTTGATAGAAAGAAATTAATTACAGGTGATAAATTAAAACATGGAGATGTATTAATTGGGATCGCTTCTTCTGGGATCCACAGCAATGGATATTCTTTAGTACGTAAGGTGTTTCGAATGGAAAAGGAGGCACTTAACACGTATTATGAAAGTCTTTCCGGTACACTTGGTGAAGTTCTTTTAACACCAACGAAAATCTATGTGAAAGCTCTTAATAGTTTAAAGACCGGGAATGTGGAAGTAAAAGCTTGCTCTCATATCACGGGTGGAGGATTCTATGAGAATATTCCAAGAATGTTACGAGAAGGTGTTACCGCTATTGTGAAAAAAGATTCTTATGTCATTCCTCCGATTTTTCATATGCTACAAAAAGATGGCAGCATTGAAGAACAGATGATGTATAATACCTACAATATGGGGATTGGTATGATGATTGCTGTTGATAAAGCTGATGCAGACAAAGCAGTGAGCTTACTGAGTGTAGCTGGTGAGACTGCATATATTGTTGGTGAGATTCAGGATGGAGAGAAAGGAATCTGCCTATGCTAA